A stretch of the Acidobacteriota bacterium genome encodes the following:
- a CDS encoding PD-(D/E)XK nuclease family protein, with protein sequence MSELKISEALERRLYPGAFHPELEDSFVAEVQGIRNKNPLSPIIVLVGSNLLGLYLRRLLARRSGSIFNIRFLTFLDLARALVSDRIFPEGRRELPPLADKLIIEELLKKLLMRKGRKLEYFSEIAAYDGFRDAILATIEDLKEAGINHDDFKKIAGKIGKDGGIVRKKLSELSTIYSLYSKVLEEKTVWDRADLIVEAIAASKYLGAPVKRCFGNASQQDAFFLLYGFYDFNFIQMRFLEECIRGVPCIAFFPHGESPAHHFSRKTLSWFQKMGFRFQELHSSAGHENQGRKDDSFQIVSAPGENREIREVLRRIMSLIADGVRFDEIGILLRNREDYASLLGEIFDENEIPYFFSMSCPLSRTRTGKSLLLFLELPGKDYYRRDVMHFLTFADLDFSGIFDDSFTPSVSEWEAISMKAGIVHGREEWVERLKYFIDGMKKIPSVDEDGEVPRPDDARGGNAEYFLIFLERFFSAIDSIPVRGKWSEISGHLLSSFRQLVKHDENLELIEAAVRELNLLETFQETTTISQYQRFLSKKLESSFIRKGKFQSGALTISDLATARGITFRIVLVPGLVEKKFPAFIRQDPILLDKERSEINNLLPEKRLSLKMERLEEEKLLFDLLISSASEKLVLFYPRMDPDTASERVPSFFLLKAAEAITGRKVDYESIERLPFFMRCPLSQLFPDREEDLINELECHLRLMTDAMDGKKNDDVYFLSRVSPSFRNVLMAERARWGIETFTSYDGVLSGDEARSILASKYRIFNNTVSASSLEMYAACPFRYFCNKILNLELLAEPEEITTISPLDRGSLIHGILFELFGALKREGMIPLKSESLPVVSRLLHEISRDHFEEMEKRGVTGFEMMWRMEKEKILEDLRTVIRMEIEEQEDHLPSHFEVRFGMPGSDEREDPISMHDPVPFEIDEGRKVLFKGRIDRIDLSKDGRRGKVIDYKSGGVYHKSNKFMKGQALQLPIYILAAEEIMRRIGKATEVLKAEYFYVTRKGEFERKLFDKGEWSEKMDSLKFIIQAIAESIEKGIFFQTYDGNACRLCDFTLLCGTAREIRFNRKAGDPIVNNYILLRSIE encoded by the coding sequence ATGTCTGAACTCAAGATTTCTGAAGCTCTGGAGAGAAGGCTCTATCCGGGAGCGTTCCATCCCGAGCTCGAAGATTCTTTTGTAGCCGAGGTGCAAGGCATCAGGAATAAAAACCCGCTCTCACCCATAATCGTTCTCGTCGGTTCCAATCTGCTTGGACTTTATCTGCGAAGGCTCCTTGCGAGAAGATCTGGCTCCATCTTCAATATCAGGTTCCTGACATTTCTAGATCTGGCGAGAGCTCTCGTTTCGGATAGGATTTTCCCGGAAGGGAGAAGAGAGCTTCCTCCCCTGGCGGATAAATTGATAATCGAGGAGCTTCTGAAAAAACTTCTGATGAGGAAAGGGAGAAAGCTTGAGTACTTCTCGGAGATTGCCGCCTATGACGGATTCCGAGATGCTATCCTTGCAACGATCGAGGATCTGAAGGAGGCGGGCATCAACCATGATGATTTCAAGAAGATCGCAGGAAAGATTGGAAAAGATGGAGGAATAGTCCGGAAAAAGCTGAGTGAACTCTCCACCATATACAGCTTATATTCCAAGGTTCTCGAAGAGAAAACTGTCTGGGATAGGGCGGATCTGATAGTCGAGGCGATCGCCGCATCAAAGTACCTTGGCGCTCCTGTAAAGAGATGCTTCGGAAACGCATCGCAGCAGGATGCCTTCTTCCTGCTGTATGGATTCTACGACTTCAATTTCATCCAGATGAGGTTCCTCGAGGAGTGCATCAGAGGAGTCCCATGCATCGCCTTTTTCCCTCATGGAGAAAGCCCTGCCCATCATTTTTCTCGGAAGACACTGTCATGGTTCCAGAAAATGGGATTCCGCTTCCAGGAACTCCATAGTTCAGCCGGGCATGAAAACCAGGGAAGAAAAGACGACTCGTTTCAGATCGTGTCAGCGCCCGGGGAGAACAGGGAGATCCGCGAAGTTCTGAGAAGGATCATGTCTCTCATCGCGGATGGAGTCAGGTTCGATGAGATCGGGATCCTTCTAAGGAATAGGGAAGACTATGCTTCCCTCCTAGGCGAGATCTTCGATGAGAATGAAATCCCATACTTTTTCTCCATGTCTTGCCCTCTCTCCCGGACGAGAACGGGGAAGTCTCTGCTCCTCTTCCTCGAGCTTCCTGGAAAGGACTATTACAGGCGCGACGTAATGCACTTTCTGACATTTGCCGATCTGGACTTTTCAGGAATCTTCGATGATTCCTTCACTCCCTCGGTCTCGGAGTGGGAGGCCATCTCCATGAAGGCCGGAATCGTCCACGGAAGAGAGGAATGGGTGGAAAGGTTAAAATACTTTATCGATGGGATGAAAAAGATCCCATCTGTGGATGAGGATGGCGAGGTGCCGAGACCAGATGATGCAAGGGGGGGAAATGCTGAATATTTCCTGATTTTTCTGGAAAGATTCTTTTCGGCGATCGATTCCATCCCTGTGCGAGGAAAGTGGAGCGAGATATCGGGGCATCTCCTTTCATCATTTCGACAGTTAGTGAAACACGATGAAAACCTGGAGCTCATAGAAGCTGCCGTCAGGGAATTGAACTTACTTGAAACGTTCCAGGAGACTACGACAATCTCACAGTATCAGAGATTCTTGAGCAAGAAATTGGAATCCTCTTTCATCCGGAAAGGAAAGTTTCAATCTGGCGCCCTGACCATTTCTGATCTTGCAACGGCGAGGGGAATCACCTTTCGGATCGTCCTGGTGCCTGGCCTCGTGGAAAAAAAGTTCCCGGCGTTCATCAGGCAGGATCCCATCCTTCTGGATAAGGAGAGGAGTGAGATCAACAACCTACTTCCGGAAAAGAGGCTCTCGTTGAAGATGGAAAGGCTGGAAGAGGAGAAGCTCCTCTTCGATCTCCTGATCTCCTCCGCTTCGGAGAAACTCGTTCTCTTCTATCCTAGGATGGACCCGGACACAGCTTCAGAAAGAGTTCCTTCCTTTTTCCTCCTCAAGGCAGCCGAAGCCATCACCGGCAGGAAGGTCGACTATGAAAGCATTGAAAGGCTTCCCTTCTTCATGCGATGCCCCCTCTCTCAACTCTTTCCAGACCGCGAGGAAGATCTGATCAACGAGCTGGAATGCCATCTGAGATTGATGACAGATGCAATGGATGGTAAGAAAAACGACGATGTCTATTTTCTTTCCAGGGTTTCACCTTCCTTCCGGAACGTCTTAATGGCGGAAAGGGCCAGATGGGGGATCGAAACATTCACGTCATACGATGGCGTTCTATCTGGAGATGAAGCACGCTCAATTCTGGCATCGAAGTATCGCATTTTTAATAACACAGTCTCTGCTTCATCACTGGAGATGTACGCCGCCTGTCCGTTCCGCTACTTCTGCAACAAGATTTTGAATCTGGAGCTTCTGGCTGAACCGGAAGAGATAACGACCATCTCTCCCCTGGACAGGGGGAGCCTCATTCATGGAATCCTCTTCGAACTCTTTGGTGCGCTGAAGAGAGAAGGGATGATCCCGCTGAAGAGCGAATCGCTCCCGGTCGTTTCGCGTCTCCTCCATGAGATCTCCCGGGATCATTTCGAGGAAATGGAGAAAAGGGGAGTCACGGGGTTTGAGATGATGTGGAGGATGGAAAAGGAGAAAATCCTTGAAGATCTCCGTACTGTGATCAGGATGGAGATCGAGGAGCAGGAAGATCATCTTCCCTCACATTTTGAAGTAAGGTTTGGGATGCCCGGCAGCGATGAAAGGGAAGATCCTATCTCGATGCACGACCCCGTTCCTTTCGAGATCGATGAGGGAAGGAAAGTCTTATTCAAAGGGAGGATCGACAGGATCGATCTTTCGAAGGATGGAAGACGAGGCAAAGTGATCGATTACAAGAGCGGGGGAGTCTATCACAAGAGCAACAAATTCATGAAGGGACAGGCACTTCAATTGCCAATCTATATCCTTGCTGCGGAAGAGATCATGCGAAGAATCGGAAAAGCGACGGAAGTCCTGAAGGCAGAGTACTTCTACGTGACCCGAAAAGGAGAGTTCGAAAGGAAGCTATTCGATAAAGGAGAATGGTCAGAAAAGATGGATTCATTGAAGTTCATAATCCAGGCCATTGCAGAGAGCATCGAAAAGGGGATCTTCTTCCAGACTTATGATGGTAATGCTTGCCGGCTTTGTGATTTTACGCTTCTCTGCGGAACCGCCAGGGAGATTCGTTTCAACAGGAAGGCGGGAGATCCAATTGTCAACAACTATATTCTCCTGCGGAGTATCGAATGA